One genomic segment of Brassica napus cultivar Da-Ae chromosome A3, Da-Ae, whole genome shotgun sequence includes these proteins:
- the LOC106444032 gene encoding LOW QUALITY PROTEIN: NAC domain-containing protein 55 (The sequence of the model RefSeq protein was modified relative to this genomic sequence to represent the inferred CDS: substituted 1 base at 1 genomic stop codon), with amino-acid sequence MGIQELDPLTQLSLPPGFRFYPTDEELMVEYLCRKAAGHDFSLQLIAEIDLYKFDAWILPSKALFGEKDWYFFSPRDRKYPNGSRPNRCAGSGYWKATGTDKVISTEGRRVGVKKALVFYVGKAPKGTKTNWIMHEYRLIEPSRRNGSTKLDDWVLCRIYKKQSSAQKDVXNSNLMTREYSHNGSSTSYSSQYADVFEDKTGFLNLVREPSFDWVNSTGHNSVPELGLRHNVPSLRYDDLGGYLHGVKTSEEGNKTHEQAEVIPRFNNSGVLSYDQGSSVDPVNGFGHSGQQPSGFGFM; translated from the exons ATGGGTATCCAAGAACTTGACCCGTTAACCCAACTAAGCTTACCACCGGGTTTCCGGTTTTACCCAACGGACGAAGAGCTGATGGTTGAATATCTATGCCGGAAAGCAGCCGGTCACGACTTCTCTCTTCAGCTCATCGCCGAGATCGATCTATACAAATTCGACGCGTGGATTTTACCAA GTAAGGCGTTATTCGGGGAAAAAGACTGGTATTTCTTCAGCCCGAGAGATAGGAAGTATCCAAACGGGTCGAGACCTAACCGGTGTGCCGGGTCGGGCTACTGGAAAGCCACCGGAACGGATAAGGTTATATCAACGGAGGGAAGAAGAGTAGGTGTCAAGAAAGCTTTGGTGTTTTACGTTGGAAAAGCACCAAAAGGGACCAAGACTAATTGGATCATGCATGAGTACCGTCTCATCGAACCCTCTCGTAGAAATGGAAGCACCAAG CTTGATGATTGGGTTTTATGCCGAATATACAAGAAGCAATCAAGCGCACAAAAGGATGTTTAGAATAGTAATTTAATGACCAGAGAATACAGCCATAATGGTTCGTCGACGTCATATTCGTCTCAATACGCTGACGTTTTCGAAGATAAAACCGGGTTTCTTAATTTAGTCAGGGAGCCAAGCTTTGACTGGGTGAATTCTACTGGACACAACTCGGTTCCGGAACTCGGATTGCGTCATAACGTTCCAAGTCTCCGTTACGACGACCTTGGTGGCTATCTTCACGGTGTGAAGACAAGCGAAGAAGGCAATAAGACGCATGAACAAGCTGAGGTGATTCCTCGGTTTAATAACTCGGGCGTGTTGTCTTATGATCAGGGATCCAGTGTTGATCCGGTAAACGGATTCGGACACTCGGGTCAACAACCTAGTGGATTCGGTTTTATGTGA